In Streptomyces liangshanensis, the DNA window CTTGCAGGGTGCCTGGCTGGACATCCGCAGCGGGACCGTGGCCCCGTCGACCGCCTCGGTGAAGCTGAGCGTCACCTCGGACTCGATGTCCTGGCCGCGGCGCGGCTGGACCCGGGTGCTGCCGGGGCCTCCCCGGTTGAAGAGGCCGCCGAACATGTCCCCGATGCCACCACCGCCGCCGCCGCCGAAGCCGCCGCCCTGCGCCGTTCCCGTACCACCGCCGCCCGGGGCGCCCCCGAAGAGGTCGCCCAGGTCGAAGTTGAAGGAACCGCCGCCGGCGCCCGGTCCGGGCCGGAAGCCGCCGTTGCCGAAGAGCGCGCGGGCCTCGTCGTACTCCTTGCGGCGCTTGGTGTCGCCGAGCACGTCGTTGGCCTCGGAGATCTCCTTGAAGCGCTCCTCGGCCTTCGCGTCACCCTTGTTGGCGTCCGGGTGGAACTCGCGGGCGAGCTTCCGGTACGCCTTCTTGATCTCGGCCTCGGTGGCGTCCTTGGGGACGCCGAGAACCTTGTAGTAGTCCTTCTCCACGAAGTCCTTCGTGCTCATTCCCGACGTCCCTCCTCTCCACCGGCCGCCGTTACGCCGTCCGTGCCTGCCGTACCCACCGCCGTGCCCGCAGCGTCAGCCCTCGTCGGGGCCACCGCTGTCCTTGCCTTGCGCGGACGAGCCCGACTCGCCCGCCTGCTCCTCCGACTTGGGCGTCGCCCCCGGCTGGGGCTCCGCCACCGCGACGCGGGCGGGCCTGATCGTCCGCTCGCCGAACCGGTACCCAGGCTGAAGGATCGCGACGCAGGTGTCTTCCGTGACATCCGGCGCATACGAGTGCATCAGCGCTTCGTGGATCGTCGGGTCGAAGGGCTCGCCCTCCTTGCCGAACTGCTGGAGGCCCATCTTGGCGACGATGGTCTCCAGCGACTCGGCGACCGACTTGAAGCCGCCCACCAGCTCTTCGTGCTCGCGGGCGCGCCCGATGTCGTCGAGCACCGGCAGGAGCTCCGTCAGCAGCTTCGCGACGGCGATCTCCTTGACCGTGACCCGGTCACGCTCCACCCTGCGGCGGTAGTTCTGGTACTCGGCCTGGAGCCGCTGGAGGTCCGCCGTGCGCTCGGCGAGCGCCGTGCGCACCTGGTCCAGCTGCGCCGTCAGCGCTATGTCGTTCACGTCCCCGGCCGGGGCCGCCGGGCCGGTCTCCTTCGCGGAGTCCGGCCCGCCGGCCTGCGGCGCGGCGTCTTCGGGGGTCGCGCCGGAGGGGACGTCAGGCTTCTCCTCGAAGCCCGGGGTCTCCTCGGTCACGCGGCACCGCCCTTGGTGTCACGCTCGTCGTCCACGATCTCGGCGTCGACGACGTCGTCCGTGCCGTCCTGGGAGGCCTGGCCCTGCTGGGCGCCCGGCGCCTCGGCGCCGGCGGTCGCACCCTCGGCCTGGGCGTTGGCGTACATCGCCTGGCCCAGCTTCTGGGAGACGGCCGCGACCTTCTCGGTGGACGTACGGATCTCGGCGGTGTCCTCGCCCTTGAGCTTCTCCTTCAGCTCGGCGATGGACTCCTCGACCTCCGTCTTGACGTCGCCGGGGACCTTGTCCTCGTTGTCCTTGAGGAACTTCTCCGTCTGGTAGACGAGCTGCTCCGCCTGGTTGCGCGTCTCGGCGGCCTCGCGGCGCTTGTGGT includes these proteins:
- the grpE gene encoding nucleotide exchange factor GrpE; its protein translation is MTEETPGFEEKPDVPSGATPEDAAPQAGGPDSAKETGPAAPAGDVNDIALTAQLDQVRTALAERTADLQRLQAEYQNYRRRVERDRVTVKEIAVAKLLTELLPVLDDIGRAREHEELVGGFKSVAESLETIVAKMGLQQFGKEGEPFDPTIHEALMHSYAPDVTEDTCVAILQPGYRFGERTIRPARVAVAEPQPGATPKSEEQAGESGSSAQGKDSGGPDEG